In Parageobacillus sp. KH3-4, the genomic window GTTTGACATTACGAACTTCCGAAAGCGCCTCGATGTTCCGAAACTGGAAAATCACGTGTTTGCTTTCGCGCCGGCAAAAGTGCATAACGGTCAATATGCAGCGTTCGGCTGGGACAGAGAACACATTCAGCTTTTAGAACAAATGGCGGAAAAAGGAGTGGAACCGATTCGTTCTTTAGGCCATGACGCGCCGCTTGCCGCGATTGACCCGAATCGCAAAAACCTCGCGGACTTTATTAAAGAAAGCGTCGCCGTTGTCACGAATCCAGCGATTGACCGCGACCGTGAGATGGAACATTTTTCAACAAGAACCGTCATTGGAAAACGGCCATCTCTCGCATCTAAAACAGAAGCGTCGTATGTTATTGAGCTTAACTCGCCGATTCTCATCGAAGGAAAAATCGGAAACGATTGTGCGCCACAATTGCATCATCCTTCGTACGACCAAGTTGTTCGTTCATTTCAAGAAAAACAATTAGTGCACATCCTCTCGGCGACGTTCACGGCGGAAGAAACCATCCCGCAGGCGTTACAACGTCTTTCTAACGAAGCCTGTGAGGCGGTTCATTCCGGCAAAACCTTGCTTGTCATCGATGACACAAAAGCACATCAAAACGGAAACTTATGGATTGACCCGTTGCTCATCACATCAGCTGTCGATCAATCGTTAACAAAACAAGGTTTGCGCCGCGATTGTTCCGTTTTGCTTCGTTCCGGCGCGATCCGCTCCCTTCATGATTTGGTTGTCGCCTATGGATTGGGAGCAAACGCGATTAGCCCATATCTCATGTTCGCCACCGTTTCGTCGGAAGAGTCAAGCACACCTGTTGTCAATCTGTTTAAAGCGCTCAATAAAGGATTAGAAAAAGTGATTTCGACGATTGGCATTCACGAATTGCGCGGATATAGCCGCCTCTTCTCGTCGATCGGCCTGCATGACGAAATCGCCGATGTATTAAACATCGCCAATTTCTTTGGCTCTGATTCATTGCAATACGATTTCGAAGCGCTGAAACAAGACGCGATCGCCCGCGCAGAAGACTACACAAATGAAAGCGCCAAGCCGCGAAAAACGTTTCACCTCTTCCCGCGCATTTGGAAGGCGATTGGCGAAGTTGCGCAAACAGGATCGTACGACAACTATCGGAAAAAGCTAAGCGAACTCGAAACCGAAACGCCGATAACGATTCGTCATCTGTTAGATATCAAAAAAGCGGAAAAACAAATTCCGGTAGAAAAAGTCGACATTAGCGTTGGCGAACATAGCTTGCCGTTCGTTATTGCCTCGATGTCGTTTGGTTCGCAAAACGAAGTGGCGTTCCGCGCTTATGCGGAAGCGGCAGAACGTTTGAACATGGTCAGCCTTAACGGTGAAGGCGGCGAAATTAAAGATATGCTTGGCAAATATCCGCGCACGCGCGGCCAGCAGATTGCATCCGGCCGTTTCGGAGTGAATGCGGAGCTTTTAAACTCTTCGAACCTATTGGAAATTAAAATCGGGCAAGGGGCAAAGCCAGGGGAAGGCGGCCACCTTCCTGGTTCGAAAGTGACGGCGAAAATCGCCGAAGCGCGCAACGCGACAATCGGCTCGGACTTAATCTCACCATCCAATAACCATGACATTTATTCCATCGAGGATTTGGCGCAAATGATCGCCGAGCTGAAAACGGCGAACGACAAAGCAAAAGTTGCCGTCAAAGTGCCGGTCGTGCCAAACATCGGAACGATTGCCGTCGGCATTGCCAAAGCGGGAGCGGACATCATTACGCTAAGCGGGTTTGACGGCGGAACGGGAGCCGCGCGCGTTCATGCGCTGCAACATGTCGGGCTTCCTGTTGAAATCGGCGTAAAAGCCGCCCATAACGCCCTGCTTGAAGCCGGTTTGCGAGACAAAGTGGAAATTTGGGCGGACGGCGGCATGAAAAGCGCACTTGATGTTCTTAAAGTAATGCTGCTCGGGGCCAACCGCATCGGCTTCGGGACGCTCTCGATGATCGCGATCGGCTGTACAACGTGCCGCGGCTGCCATTTAGATACGTGCCATGTCGGAATCGCGACCCAAATCGAATCCGTAGCGCAAGCAAAAGAACACGGATTGCGCCGCTTTATGCCTCGGCAATTTGATGCCGCGGTACAAGGATTAATCAACTTATTCACAGCGTTCGGAAATGAACTAAAAGCGTTAACGGCTTCCCTTGGATTTACTCGTCTGCAGGATATCGTCGGACGCTCTGACTTATTGGAACAAACAAGAGGACTCCGCCAAATGGATTTGTCCAATCTGCTCGAAGTGCTTGAAGTGGAGCAGCTCGCACAAAAAGAAGCGGCTGCAAGTGCAGAGGAACCATCGTTGCTCGTTGCTGCCGGGGCGGAATATCTCGATTATTACAATGCGGAAGATTTGCATCGTTCCCGTGAATTTATGACCGTCACGGCGGAACAACGCGTTCTCGGTAGCCGTGTTTCTTGCCATCGCGTGCGCGGTCGTCTCGACGGATCATACAAAAAATTGCCGGACGTCACATTGCGTTATAAAAACGGCTCTATTCCTGGAAATGGACTCGGCGCTTACAACACGCATGGCATTCATATCCACGTTGACGGCGGCGGACAAGACGGTGTGGGAAAGACAGCGTTGGGCGGTAGCATCTTTATTTTCAAAACAAAAGGAAAAAATAAGAAATTTTATAACGGTTCCGTTGGTAAAAGCTTCGGATACGGAGCGCAAAAAGGTTTGCTGATCGCGCAAGGAAACGCCGATGCACGTGCCGGCATTCGTCTGTCAGGAGCAGATATGATTATCGGCGGCCAAGTGACAGCACCGATTCCGGAACAAGAACGCGGAAATATCGGTGCGCGCGCGAACATTAAAGGATTCGCCTTTGAATATATGACGAATGGGCGCGGCCTCGTCCTTGGCGACCCAGGCCCATGGATTTGCGCCGGGATGACAGGTGGGGTCGTTTACTTGCGTCACCAGCCGGAAATGGGGTTGACGAAAGCAGCATTGGAACGTCGCATCGCAAAAGGGGCGCAAGTACGCCTTGAACCATTGAGCGAACGTGGAAAAGCGGATGTACAAGAACTGCTGTCGAAATACATCGAATTGCTGAAAGAGCACGGCCAGCACGAAGAAGCGCAATCGTTGCAGCCGCTTCTTGAACATCCTGAAGATCATTTCTTCCAAGTCATCCCGACGAAAGAACAGGCCGACCCTTCCATTTCCACAGAATGAACAAAGGTATTCCGCATTGGCGGAATACCTTTTTTTCATCTAATGCGCTCCTTCTGTTATGTTTTCCATTAAAAAGACAAATTACATGCTGCTAGCTCTTGAATATCCCGCCATCATTATTGCATAATAACGTCATCCATACGTTTTGCAACATGATCTTCCCTTCAAAAATTCAAAACATTCTAATGTATATTTTTCGCTTGATATCATATATAAAAGCGTGTATAGTACTAAATTGTTTATAAGAACTAAGGAGGAAAGGTTTGAACATACATGAAACTCGGTGCCCGCATTTTTAAAACGGGAATCGCCGTTACATTAGCGCTTTTTTTGGCAACGCTATTGCACCTGCCTTCTCCTGTTTTCGCGGGGATTTCCGCAGTTTTTGCGATGCAGCCAACGATTTATCGGTCATATTTATCATTGATCGAACAGGTCCAAGCCAATATCATTGGCGCTGCATTTGCCATTATTGCCGTGCTTTTGTTCGGTCGCGATCCGTTTATTATCGGCCTTACGTTAATGATCGTTATCGCTCTTTGCTTAAAAATGCGCCTTGAGTCAACGATATCGGTGGCATTAGTTACCGTTATCGCCATTATGGAATATACCGAAAATCAATTTATCGAATTTGCGATCATTCGTTTTTCCACTATTATGCTCGGCATATTCGCTGCCTTTGTTGTCAACTTAATTTTTCTTCCTCCAAAATACGAAAAAAAACTATATGAGCAAATTACCGAAAACACGGAAAATATTTTAAAATGGATTCGCATCCATATAAGGCATGCGTCCGAGCATCGGATTTTAAAGGAAGATATCGAAAAAATGAAAGAAAACATTACGAAACTGGAACATCTTTATTTAATGTATAAAGAAGAGCGCACCTATTCCCGAAAAAAGCGTTTTCAAAAATCGAGAAAACTCGTTTTATATCGGCAAATGATGATGGCTACGAACCGAGCGCTTGATACGTTAAAAATTCTTCATCGCTTTGAAAATGAGCTGTACCATATGCCCACTGAATTCCGCCAAGTAATTCGTTCACAGCTGGATAGTCTGCTTCATTATCACGAACAAATATTGCTAAAGTTTATTGGAAAAATAAAATACCATCCTCGTACAGAAACAGCGCTGGAAACCCATCAGGGAAGAATGCGCCTAATTGAAGCGTTTTATGAACATCATCAGCAAAAAAACGAATATTACCTTTTCTCGTTGATTGGGACGATTATTGATTATAGTGAACAATTGGAACATCTGGATAAACTGATTGACAGCTTCCACCAGTATCATCACGATTCCACCTTGACCAAAAACTTAACTGATGACTGAAAGGCTATCTCCGCTGAAGAGATAGCCTTTCAGTTAATTTTTCATACGTGGGTCCAAAGCGTCGCGCAATCCGTCCCCCATTAAGTTAAAACCAAGTACCGTCAACATAATTGCAAGACCTGGAAAAATCATTGTCCATGGTGCTTGTGTTAAAAAATCTTTCGAATCCGCTAACATTTTTCCCCATTCCGGATTTGGAGGCTGTGCTCCTAATCCAAGAAATCCAAGAGCAGCTGCTTCAATAATGGCTGTGGCAATTGCCAATGTTCCTTGCACGATGATCGGCGCCATACTGTTTGGCAAAATATGATGGAACAAAATGCGCATATCGCTCATCCCGATTGCTTTGGCTGCCATTATATATTCTTCTTGTTTAATACTTAATACACGCGAACGAATTAATCTCCCAAAGTTTGGAACATTAATCACCGCAATTGCAATCAACGCATTTTGCAAGGAAGGCCCGAGTACTGTAACAATACCAATGGCCAGTAAGATGCTTGGAAACGCAAGCATAATATCAAACAATCGCGAGATAATGCCATCAATCCAACGCCCGTAATACCCTGCGATAATGCCAAGCAACGAGCCAACAATAACGGAGCCGAGCACAGAGAAAAATCCAACCCATAGCGAGATTCTTGCCCCGTAAATGACACGGGAGAAAATATCTCTGCCAAAATCGTCTGTCCCAAATAAGTGTTTGGACGAAGGCGGTTGCAACCGTTGTGTTAAATTTTGCTCCGTAATGCTATACGGTGCAATCAGCGGCGCCAAAATCGCCAGCAAGATAAAAAAGATAACAATTCCCAATCCGACAAGGGCTATTCTATTTTCTCGAAATCTTCGCCATCCTTCTCTCCACAGGGAAGCAGATTCTTCTTTTTCTTCCACGGCTTGAATCGTTGTTTGATTACGGGCTAGTTCCGCCATATCCGCTTTCCCCCTTTATCAGTTATATTTAATGCGCGGATCAATCGCTGCATATAGAAGATCTACAATTAAATTAATGAAAATAAAAATCGTCGCAATCACTAAAATGCCAGATTGAATGACCGGATAATCACGGTATCCAATCGCATCGTAAATGTAGCGGCCGATGCCTGGCCAGCTAAAAATCGTTTCCGTCAAAATCGCACCGCCCAGCAATAAGCCTGTCTGTAAACCTATTACCGTCAATACAGGAATAATGGCATTTTTTAACGAATGCTTGTATACGACCCAAAACATGCTTAATCCTTTTGCTCGTGCTGTACGAATATAATCCGATTTCATCACTTCGAGCATGCTGGAACGCGTAATCCGGGCAATGATCGCCATCGGAATCGTCGCCAATGCCACACTTGGCAAAATTAAG contains:
- a CDS encoding glutamate synthase-related protein, translating into MKQRWNPNLFKNFHQTEHDACGIVAAIEKRRIPTRENIMTCIDALVKMNHRAGFINGEGDGVGIHMDIPKKLWMEKLANAGQNPEIANDESFTVGHLFINQSADVDHVKSQIKLLFKKSGFLLIFESDRVTSSNALGPIALRQEPVFWQVALLPSDNVQLSKRLFELLIEIEKDENVHVASLSNFHVVYKVMGAGDILPKYYHDLAHPFIASTMTLGHNRYSTNTLSNFFRVQPFSVLAHNGEINTIAKLRDEAAMIGVPLPNGGSDSQDLSRTIETLICRYGYSLFEAMDILFPPIVNEIKAYPEHLQDLYTYIREAWGHFAQGPAAIISRHADEAVFSVDALGLRPLWKLETEKRFVFTSEPGIIPASEYTGEPKPLAPGEKIGLTWSSGDAIQVLEYDQFQEEVYTRFSKRFDITNFRKRLDVPKLENHVFAFAPAKVHNGQYAAFGWDREHIQLLEQMAEKGVEPIRSLGHDAPLAAIDPNRKNLADFIKESVAVVTNPAIDRDREMEHFSTRTVIGKRPSLASKTEASYVIELNSPILIEGKIGNDCAPQLHHPSYDQVVRSFQEKQLVHILSATFTAEETIPQALQRLSNEACEAVHSGKTLLVIDDTKAHQNGNLWIDPLLITSAVDQSLTKQGLRRDCSVLLRSGAIRSLHDLVVAYGLGANAISPYLMFATVSSEESSTPVVNLFKALNKGLEKVISTIGIHELRGYSRLFSSIGLHDEIADVLNIANFFGSDSLQYDFEALKQDAIARAEDYTNESAKPRKTFHLFPRIWKAIGEVAQTGSYDNYRKKLSELETETPITIRHLLDIKKAEKQIPVEKVDISVGEHSLPFVIASMSFGSQNEVAFRAYAEAAERLNMVSLNGEGGEIKDMLGKYPRTRGQQIASGRFGVNAELLNSSNLLEIKIGQGAKPGEGGHLPGSKVTAKIAEARNATIGSDLISPSNNHDIYSIEDLAQMIAELKTANDKAKVAVKVPVVPNIGTIAVGIAKAGADIITLSGFDGGTGAARVHALQHVGLPVEIGVKAAHNALLEAGLRDKVEIWADGGMKSALDVLKVMLLGANRIGFGTLSMIAIGCTTCRGCHLDTCHVGIATQIESVAQAKEHGLRRFMPRQFDAAVQGLINLFTAFGNELKALTASLGFTRLQDIVGRSDLLEQTRGLRQMDLSNLLEVLEVEQLAQKEAAASAEEPSLLVAAGAEYLDYYNAEDLHRSREFMTVTAEQRVLGSRVSCHRVRGRLDGSYKKLPDVTLRYKNGSIPGNGLGAYNTHGIHIHVDGGGQDGVGKTALGGSIFIFKTKGKNKKFYNGSVGKSFGYGAQKGLLIAQGNADARAGIRLSGADMIIGGQVTAPIPEQERGNIGARANIKGFAFEYMTNGRGLVLGDPGPWICAGMTGGVVYLRHQPEMGLTKAALERRIAKGAQVRLEPLSERGKADVQELLSKYIELLKEHGQHEEAQSLQPLLEHPEDHFFQVIPTKEQADPSISTE
- a CDS encoding aromatic acid exporter family protein, with the translated sequence MKLGARIFKTGIAVTLALFLATLLHLPSPVFAGISAVFAMQPTIYRSYLSLIEQVQANIIGAAFAIIAVLLFGRDPFIIGLTLMIVIALCLKMRLESTISVALVTVIAIMEYTENQFIEFAIIRFSTIMLGIFAAFVVNLIFLPPKYEKKLYEQITENTENILKWIRIHIRHASEHRILKEDIEKMKENITKLEHLYLMYKEERTYSRKKRFQKSRKLVLYRQMMMATNRALDTLKILHRFENELYHMPTEFRQVIRSQLDSLLHYHEQILLKFIGKIKYHPRTETALETHQGRMRLIEAFYEHHQQKNEYYLFSLIGTIIDYSEQLEHLDKLIDSFHQYHHDSTLTKNLTDD
- the nikC gene encoding nickel transporter permease produces the protein MAELARNQTTIQAVEEKEESASLWREGWRRFRENRIALVGLGIVIFFILLAILAPLIAPYSITEQNLTQRLQPPSSKHLFGTDDFGRDIFSRVIYGARISLWVGFFSVLGSVIVGSLLGIIAGYYGRWIDGIISRLFDIMLAFPSILLAIGIVTVLGPSLQNALIAIAVINVPNFGRLIRSRVLSIKQEEYIMAAKAIGMSDMRILFHHILPNSMAPIIVQGTLAIATAIIEAAALGFLGLGAQPPNPEWGKMLADSKDFLTQAPWTMIFPGLAIMLTVLGFNLMGDGLRDALDPRMKN